Proteins from a genomic interval of Bacteroidota bacterium:
- a CDS encoding PspC domain-containing protein, protein MRKTLNINLAGMAFIMDENAYELLHGYLDALKQKFNDEAERKEILNDIEARIAEMLGQNLAKRKEVVSQEEVQLIIDAMGKPEDIAGEEPTAEETEKTTGATVAKSDPVKKKLFRDPDEAKIGGLISGLCHYFGINDPVWIRIAAIILIFVTYGNIIWLYLLLLIIVPKANTAAEKLQMKGEPINITSIQKEVKEAASRASSSVEHFVREENFFEKLWDIFTQILKVAFKLAAIVAVVFAMIALVAVSIGFGTFYLLGTSSLADASRLIVDNTSTISLFSFGFLLFCATPIIAVIYLSLKIILGHRSPARPLKWILLASWVTGLVLLLISGYKTVISFRSEANRKEQLALIQPAQGTLAVQLTDGTGNSLDENESILEDFHIDMDGVYINGTNLRDLLEVPIGKPHIELMPAVGDSFYIQEITVARGRDRRDAEQNAASVIYKFSQTDTTLNLNPRLYISKNRKFRAQKMKIRLAIPEGKKVQFADNIDYWQAVVKDDPRFNDTQFANTVWTVEGGKVKCLEGENHSSNKGEDSDEDTNIHSSKAQKRSAEKKDKNGDF, encoded by the coding sequence ATGAGAAAGACATTGAATATCAATCTCGCAGGCATGGCCTTTATCATGGATGAAAATGCTTACGAATTACTGCACGGCTATCTCGACGCACTGAAACAAAAATTCAACGACGAAGCAGAGCGAAAAGAAATTCTAAACGACATTGAAGCGCGCATCGCCGAAATGCTGGGCCAGAATTTGGCCAAGCGCAAAGAGGTAGTGAGTCAAGAAGAAGTACAGTTAATCATAGATGCAATGGGCAAGCCGGAGGATATTGCCGGAGAAGAACCTACAGCCGAAGAAACAGAAAAAACGACTGGTGCTACAGTAGCCAAGTCCGACCCGGTGAAAAAGAAATTATTCCGTGATCCAGATGAAGCAAAAATAGGAGGATTGATTTCAGGGCTCTGCCACTACTTTGGTATCAACGATCCAGTTTGGATCCGCATAGCGGCCATCATTCTGATTTTTGTAACCTATGGGAATATTATTTGGCTCTATCTGCTCTTGCTGATTATCGTACCCAAAGCAAACACAGCCGCCGAAAAATTACAGATGAAAGGAGAGCCGATTAATATCACCAGTATTCAAAAAGAAGTGAAGGAAGCTGCCAGTAGGGCAAGCAGTTCGGTAGAACACTTTGTGAGGGAAGAAAATTTCTTTGAGAAACTGTGGGATATTTTCACTCAAATTCTTAAAGTAGCTTTCAAATTAGCAGCTATTGTAGCAGTTGTGTTTGCCATGATTGCTCTAGTGGCTGTCAGCATTGGCTTTGGGACTTTTTATCTACTGGGAACTTCCTCACTGGCAGATGCTTCCAGACTAATAGTGGACAACACCTCCACTATCTCTCTGTTCAGTTTTGGCTTCTTGCTTTTTTGTGCTACTCCGATTATTGCAGTGATTTATCTCAGCCTGAAAATAATATTAGGGCATCGTTCACCAGCGCGTCCTCTGAAATGGATTTTACTGGCATCATGGGTCACCGGTTTGGTGTTGCTCCTGATATCCGGTTATAAAACCGTCATAAGTTTTAGAAGTGAAGCCAACAGAAAGGAGCAGTTAGCCTTAATCCAACCAGCTCAAGGCACGTTGGCGGTTCAATTGACCGATGGCACTGGAAATAGCTTGGATGAAAATGAAAGCATACTAGAAGATTTCCATATTGATATGGATGGGGTTTATATCAACGGAACTAACCTGCGCGACCTGTTAGAAGTTCCTATTGGCAAACCTCATATTGAATTGATGCCCGCAGTAGGAGATTCATTTTATATTCAGGAAATTACGGTGGCACGAGGAAGGGACAGACGAGATGCTGAGCAAAATGCTGCATCGGTCATTTATAAATTCAGCCAAACGGATACTACGCTGAACCTTAATCCTAGATTATACATCAGTAAAAACAGAAAATTCCGAGCGCAGAAAATGAAAATTAGATTGGCTATTCCCGAAGGGAAAAAGGTGCAATTTGCCGATAACATAGACTACTGGCAAGCCGTTGTAAAAGATGACCCTCGTTTCAACGACACACAATTTGCTAATACAGTTTGGACGGTGGAAGGAGGAAAGGTGAAATGTCTGGAGGGAGAAAACCATTCGAGCAATAAAGGTGAAGATTCGGATGAGGACACCAATATTCATAGTTCCAAGGCGCAGAAACGGTCTGCAGAAAAGAAAGATAAGAACGGAGATTTTTAA
- a CDS encoding RDD family protein, with product MQVISINNHYASGMRRLGAFLIDRIVISISLTILFRVFLGWAFTYPFEGNWDFFWSDGCMWSWITWHNLLREGINIVYYSLMESSKYQGTLGKIVLGIRVTGLNNERVSLSTALLRNLSKILSGLILGIGYLMIIFDSRKQGLHDKIADTLIVRQ from the coding sequence ATGCAAGTCATCTCCATCAACAACCATTATGCCTCCGGTATGAGACGTTTAGGGGCGTTCCTTATTGACCGGATCGTTATTTCCATCAGTTTAACTATCCTGTTTCGTGTTTTTTTGGGATGGGCATTTACCTACCCATTTGAAGGTAATTGGGATTTCTTTTGGTCGGATGGATGTATGTGGTCTTGGATAACCTGGCACAATCTGCTTCGTGAAGGGATCAACATCGTTTACTATTCGCTGATGGAATCTTCTAAATATCAGGGGACTTTGGGTAAAATTGTCTTGGGAATTCGAGTCACTGGCCTCAACAATGAGCGAGTATCTCTTAGCACCGCTTTACTCCGCAACTTGTCTAAAATACTTTCTGGCCTGATTCTGGGTATCGGCTATCTGATGATAATATTCGATAGTCGCAAACAGGGATTGCATGATAAAATTGCAGACACCCTGATTGTGAGGCAATAG
- a CDS encoding PadR family transcriptional regulator codes for MNIENNKAQMRKGVLEFCILAILSEGEHYPTEMIERMKESKLLIVEGTLYPLLTRLKNDGLLSYRWEESTSGPPRKYFSLTEEGKTFLKELTESWNELTASVNNIIHLTTKTN; via the coding sequence ATGAATATTGAAAACAATAAGGCACAGATGCGCAAAGGGGTTTTGGAATTCTGCATTCTGGCCATTCTCTCAGAAGGGGAACATTACCCCACCGAAATGATCGAGCGGATGAAAGAATCAAAATTGCTCATTGTGGAAGGGACTTTGTATCCCTTGCTGACACGACTAAAAAATGATGGGCTGCTCTCCTATCGTTGGGAGGAATCTACTTCCGGCCCACCAAGGAAATACTTTTCCTTGACCGAAGAGGGTAAAACGTTTCTGAAAGAGCTGACCGAAAGTTGGAACGAGTTGACCGCCTCTGTAAACAATATCATTCACCTAACCACAAAAACGAATTAA
- a CDS encoding ABC transporter permease, which translates to MLALRIAFRYLFSKKSTNAINIISSISMLGMGVGAFALIVVLSVFNGFEGLVLSLYNSFYPDIEITAIQGKTFEEDSVQMTKILRTDGVISLSRVLEENAYLEYGPQSQLGTLKGVDEHYKEVASVHQCIRDGSFLPNDSSRAYSVIGATLGQLLNVNVQRSAEPLRITVPRKGVRSAFNPSDAFNTIMSVPVGVFAIQQEFDSRYVFVSLNQARELLNEEHAVSAYEIKTAPGANLGEMKSKLSSLLGERFIVKSRYEQHAETYRVMLIERWVTTAILGFIILIISFNIIGSLSMLVIEKAKDISVLRALGSGKSLIRNIYLSHGLLSSLLGAFSGLALGYIFCLLQMHFHFLKLGNLAWSSFVIDYYPVQLKWADPFIILLIIVTVSLLASWFPSRRAGMTTIVEGLKT; encoded by the coding sequence TTCGTTACCTCTTTTCAAAAAAATCAACCAACGCTATCAATATCATTTCCTCCATCAGTATGCTGGGTATGGGGGTGGGGGCATTTGCTTTGATTGTGGTCCTGTCGGTTTTCAACGGATTTGAGGGCTTGGTGTTGTCGCTCTATAATTCTTTCTATCCCGATATTGAAATCACCGCTATTCAGGGAAAAACATTTGAGGAAGATTCCGTGCAGATGACAAAGATTCTCCGAACGGATGGAGTGATCTCGTTATCGCGTGTGTTGGAAGAGAATGCCTATCTGGAATACGGACCACAGTCCCAATTAGGGACATTAAAAGGAGTAGATGAACATTATAAGGAGGTTGCCTCTGTTCATCAATGTATCCGCGACGGATCTTTTCTGCCTAATGATTCCTCCCGAGCCTATTCGGTTATTGGAGCTACCTTGGGTCAATTGCTGAATGTAAATGTTCAGCGTTCTGCGGAACCTTTGCGAATTACCGTTCCGCGTAAGGGTGTGCGAAGTGCATTCAACCCCAGCGATGCATTTAATACAATCATGTCCGTACCGGTTGGGGTATTTGCTATTCAACAGGAGTTTGATTCGAGGTATGTTTTCGTTAGCCTGAATCAGGCTCGGGAACTATTGAACGAAGAACATGCCGTTTCGGCGTATGAAATAAAAACAGCTCCGGGAGCTAACCTCGGCGAAATGAAATCAAAATTATCTTCTCTACTTGGCGAACGATTTATTGTAAAAAGCCGCTATGAGCAGCACGCTGAAACCTATCGGGTTATGCTGATTGAACGCTGGGTAACAACCGCTATTCTCGGTTTTATAATCCTGATTATTTCCTTCAACATCATAGGCTCGCTCTCCATGCTGGTAATAGAAAAAGCAAAAGACATATCGGTACTGCGTGCCTTGGGCAGCGGAAAATCGCTTATCCGAAATATTTATTTATCTCATGGACTACTGTCCTCCTTACTCGGTGCTTTCAGCGGACTGGCTCTGGGCTATATTTTTTGTCTGTTGCAAATGCATTTTCATTTTCTCAAACTCGGCAACCTAGCATGGTCGAGTTTTGTGATTGATTATTATCCTGTCCAGTTGAAATGGGCGGACCCCTTTATCATTCTCCTTATTATTGTGACCGTTAGTCTTTTAGCTTCTTGGTTTCCTTCTCGCCGCGCCGGAATGACCACCATCGTCGAAGGGCTGAAAACGTAG
- a CDS encoding DUF2807 domain-containing protein, which produces MKVYINIRKITELENQSIGSLKTEGALKLDSLELSSDAVGKLNLNVEADYLRANLNSVGSTTLKGKVREARINNKSVGMLSAFDLKVATLMIHNTAVGMAEVYADSAFYIRSSAIGMLYYKGPGEVKELKSEGKGKVEKK; this is translated from the coding sequence ATGAAAGTGTACATCAACATCCGGAAAATAACTGAGTTGGAAAATCAGTCAATCGGAAGTTTGAAGACGGAAGGTGCTTTGAAATTAGATAGCCTAGAATTGTCCTCAGATGCCGTAGGTAAATTGAATTTGAATGTTGAAGCAGATTATCTGAGAGCCAACCTGAACTCTGTGGGAAGCACCACCTTGAAAGGGAAGGTTCGCGAAGCGCGCATCAATAACAAGAGTGTTGGAATGTTGTCCGCCTTTGATCTAAAAGTAGCGACACTCATGATTCACAACACGGCTGTCGGTATGGCTGAAGTTTATGCAGACAGTGCCTTTTATATTCGCTCCTCCGCTATTGGGATGTTGTATTATAAAGGACCGGGCGAGGTGAAAGAGCTGAAAAGTGAAGGAAAAGGAAAAGTAGAAAAGAAGTAA